The Boseongicola sp. DNA segment ATGCCTTTTTCCGAGATCGCACGGTCAAGAACCGTTGTCGCGTCAAGGTGGGCAAATGATGTCGCCGGTGCAGGGTCGGTCAGGTCATCCGCAGGCACATAAACGGCTTGCACGGACGTGATCGAGCCCGACTTTGTGGACGAAATCCGTTCCTGCATGGCGCCCATGTCGGTGGCCAGTGTCGGCTGATAGCCCACAGCGGAAGGAATACGACCCAACAACGCCGAAACCTCGGAACCGGCTTGAGTAAAGCGGAAGATGTTGTCGACGAAGAACAGAACGTCAGAACCGGTGTCATCGCGGAACTGCTCGGCCAGTGTCAGACCGGACAGGGCAACCCGCATACGCGCACCCGGAGGCTCGTTCATCTGGCCGTAGACCAGAGCGATTTTCGACTCTGGCAGGTTATCGGGAACGATAACGCCGGATTCGATCATCTCGTGGTAAAGGTCGTTGCCTTCACGGGTCCGCTCACCAACACCGGCGAACACGGACACACCAGAGTGCACCTTCGCGATGTTGTTGATCAGCTCCATGATCAGAACCGTTTTGCCCACACCAGCACCACCGAAGAGGCCGATTTTACCGCCCTTCGTGTAAGGCGCCAGAAGGTCGATAACCTTGATACCTGTGGTCAGAATTTCGGTTTCGGTCGACTGCTCTTCAAATGCCGGAGCATCGCCGTGGATCGGGCGGCGGGCAGTTGCGCCAACGTCGCCTTTTTCATCAACCGGATCGCCAACAACGTTCAGGATGCGGCCCAGTGTTTCGTTGCCCACTGGCACCGAAATCGGCTGGCCCAGATCGGTCACTTCGCCGCCGCGAACCAGACCTTCGGACGCGTCCATCGCGATGGTGCGAACAGTGTTCTCACCAAGGTGCTGGGCCACTTCCAAGATCAGGCGGTTGCCATTGTTGTCAGTTTCCAGCGCGTTCAAAATCTCGGGCAGATGGTCGTCAAATTGCACGTCGACAACAGCGCCAATCACCTGTGTGATCTTGCCTTTAGCATTTGCCATATCGTTTCTCCGGTTCTTAAAGCGCTTCAGCGCCCGAAATAATTTCAATCAGCTCGTTCGTGATCACAGCCTGACGCGAGCGGTTATACTGGATCGTCAGCTTGTCGATCATATCGCCTGCGTTGCGTGTCGCGTTGTCCATGGCGCTCATCCGTGCGCCCTGTTCGGAAGCGGCGTTCTCTAGAAGACCTGCGAAAATCTGCGTGGCCACACCGCGTGGCAACAGATCAGCAAGGATTTCTTCTTCGCCGGGCTCGTATTCAAAGAAAGCGGCGGCATCTGCGCCCTCTTCCTGTTCAAACGCGGCCGGAATCACCTGCACAGCGGTTGGTTCCTGGCTGATCACAGACTGGAACCGGCTGTAAAAGATGGTCGCGACGTCAAATTCGCCGTCGTCGAACCGTGCCAGTATCTGGCCCGCCACATCTTGCGCATTGGCGTAACCCAGACGCTTCACTTCGGACATATCAACATGGCCGATCATCTGTGCTTCGAAGTCGCGGCGCAATTGCTCGCGGCCCTTCTTGCCGACCGTCAGAATTTTGACAGTCTTGCCAGCGGCGATCAATTCATTCGCCCTGGCGCGCGCCAGACGCACGATGTTCGAGTTAAAGCCGCCGCAAAGCCCGCGTTCCGAGGTCATAACCACCAGAAGCTGGGTCTGATCACTGCCGGTTCCGGTCAGCAACGTCGGCCCTTGACCACTGCCAGCGGCAGAAGCTGTCAGTCCTGCCATTACGGCGTTGAACTGTTCCGTATAGGGCCGTGCGGCTTCTGCAGATTCCTGGGCGCGGCGCAATTTCGCCGCCGCGACCATCTGCATGGCCTTTGTGATCTTGCGGGTCGATTTGACCGACTCGATCCGATTTTTCAGGTCCTTAAGGTTTGGCATTTATCCAATCCTACCTTTCGGCCAGTTCAGGAAAAGTCAGCAGCGAATGCGTCAAGCGCAGCTTTGATGCTGTCTTCCAGCTCACCTTTAACCTTACGGTCATTGTCGGTCATGTCTTTCAGCAGATCGGCATGGTTCGAACGCAAGTGGTTCAACATGCCAGCTTCAAAACGACCCACATCCGAAACCGGAAGCTTGTCCAGATAGCCTTTGGTGCCTGCATAGATGACGCAAACAATCTCGGCGTTGGTCAGGGGCGAATACTGTGGCTGCTTCATCAGCTCGGTCAGACGCGCACCACGGGCCAAGAGCTGCTGGGTCGCGGCATCAAGGTCGGAACCAAACTGTGCAAAGGCCGCCATCTCGCGATACTGGGCCAGCGATAGTTTCACAGGACCGGCAACCGACTTCATCGCGTCAGTCTGGGCGGACGAACCAACCCGGCTAACCGACAGACCGGTGTTCACCGCAGGGCGGATACCCTGATAGAACAGTTCGGTTTCAAGGAAGATCTGGCCATCAGTGATCGAGATCACATTGGTCGGAATAAACGCAGAAACGTCACCACCTTGGGTTTCAATGATCGGCAGCGCCGTCAGCGAGCCTGCGCCATTGTCTTCGTTCAGCTTGGCCGAACGTTCCAGAAGCCGGGAGTGAAGATAGAAAACGTCACCAGGATAGGCTTCACGTCCAGGTGGGCGACGCAGAAGCAGGGACATTTGACGATACGAAACGGCCTGCTTGGACAAGTCATCATAAATGATCAGCGCATGGCGGCCATTGTCGCGGAAGTATTCTGCCATTGAGGTCGCAGCGTAAGGGGCCAGGAACTGCAGCGGTGCCGGGTCAGATGCGGTGGCCGCAACGACGATTGTGTATTCAATCGCGCCGCTTTCTTCCAGCTTCTTCACCAGTTGCGCAACGGTCGACCGCTTTTGACCAACCGCAACGTAGATGCAGTAGAGTTTCTTGCTTTCGTCGTCGCCAGCAGCCTCGTTATAGACTTTCTGGTTCAGGATGGTGTCCAGCGCCACAGCGGTTTTACCGGTCTGGCGGTCACCAATGATCAATTCACGCTGGCCACGGCCAATTGGGATCATCGCATCAACCGATTTCAGACCGGTTGCCATCGGCTCGTGCACCGATTTACGCGGGATAATGCCGGGCGCTTTCACGTCAGCAACACGACGCTCGGACGCTTTGATCTCGCCTTTTCCGTCAATCGGGTTACCCAGACCATCAACAACGCGGCCCAGAAGTGCTTCACCGGCTGGAACGTCCACGATGGAATTCGTGCGCTTAACCGTGTCGCCTTCTTTAATGTCCCGGTCGGACCCGAAGATAACGATACCGACGTTGTCGCTTTCCAGGTTCAGGGCCATGCCCATGATGCCACCTGGGAATTCGACCATTTCACCGGCCTGCACGTTGTCCAGACCGTAGACACGGGCAATACCGTCGCCAACGCTGAGCACACGGCCAACTTCGGCGACTTCGGCTTCCTGTCCGAAGTTCTTGATCTGGTCTTTCAGGATCGCAGAAATTTCTGCTGCTTGGATCGCCATTTATCCGACCTCTTTCATGGTGTTCTGGAGGGCTGCGAGCTTGGATTTGATCGACGTGTCGATCATCTGCGAGCCCACATTAACAATTAGACCGCCGATGAGGTCTTCATCGACGGTGACATTCATTTTGACATCTTTGCCGACTGTCGCCTTCAGCGTCTCGGCAAGTTTGGATTTCTGTGCATCGCTTAGGCTACGCGCGGAACGGACATGGGCGTTCACTTCGCCCTTCTCCTCCGAAATCAGCGCAGCAAGCGCGGCCGTCAGTTGCGGCAGCACAAAGAGACGACGCTTGGACGCCATCAGCTTCAGTGTGTTTGCAACAGTGGCGCCAAGGCCCATCTGACCGGCGATGGCTGCAATGGCAGTGCCTTGCGCGGCGCGGCTGTAGATGGGTGAGTTGATCAGCGCGGTAAAATCGGCGCTGTCGGACAGGGCGGCATCGAGAGTTTCGATATCACGCTCTAGCGCGTCCAGTTCGTTGCCGTCCTTGGCAAGCTCGAACACTGCGGTCGCATAGCGCGCTGCAATGCCGGTCGAGATTGACGATGATTCTGACACGTGTCCCCTTCCGCGTTCTATTCTTTGGCGCGTCCCCGAAGATGCCAGGCAGCCCTCCGGTCACAAAAATCACGACCCAGCACGCGGCCAGGCGATGAAATCTGCGGTCGTGTAGCAGAGGTATATTCACCTAGCAACCGTCTACAGACCATTGTGGACAAAGCACCAATTAAGCAATTTCAAACACTTAGCCAAAGGTGCGACGGATTGCGCGCTTTGCATGTGGTCGGAAACCGATTTCGGGGGCCCGAGTCACCCCGAAATCCAGTCTCGGGCCGGTTTTGCGTCGCCTTGTGTCAGGCCGTCCAGAACACGCAGCGGACGCCGCATTGCCTCGGTTAATCCGGTCCTTGGCGGGGCTGGAACTTGCTTTTTGACTTCAACAATTAGCACGCCACCAGCGAAGCGGTTCGAGACCTTACTCCCAATCCGATCCCAAAACCGTCCGGTCTTTAGCCAAAAAGGTCTGTCGCTTGGTGGTTGAAACAAGGTTGCGACGTGGCGGGACGGGATCAGCCCGATTTGCCGAAGCTGCCCTTCCAATTGTCCCAGTGAATACGGGCGGCCAAACCCGAACGGCGTTCCATCCCCGCTTGACCAAAGTCCGGCACGGTTCGGCACGATGAACATTGCCCGACCCTCAGGGGCCAGAACTCTGTAACATTCATCCAGCAGTTGAAATGGACGCTCGCTTGTCTCTAAGCCATGCATGACCACCAGCTTTTCGACGCTATCGGTTTCCACCGGCCAGATCGTCTCTTCGCACAGCACCGAAACATTCGGCTGGTTTGCGGGCCAGGGCATTACACCTTGCGGCCCCGGCATCAGCGCCACAATCCGTCCAGCCGAACTGCGAAACGGTCGGAGCAACGGCACGGCAAATCCAAAACCAACCACCGTCTGCCCACTTGCATCCGGCCACATCGTCACCACCTGATCCCGGATGGCGCGCTGCGCCGCGCGCCCAAGACGAGTGCGGTAATAGAAGGTTCTCAAATCCAATACATCAATGTGCATTGCGCGCCGTCCGAACTTCCCTGAAACTTACGACCGAACCATACCCAGATCACAAGGCATTGCCATGACATTCGACCTGATCACCATCCCCTGCCTGTCCGACAATTACGCATTTCTGCTGCGGATAGATGGGCAAACCGCCCTGATAGACGCGCCAGAAGCCGGACCGATCAACGCGGAATTGGAAAGACGTGGATGGGGTCTGGACGAAATCTGGATTACTCACCACCACAACGATCATATCGATGGCGTTGACGAGTTGCGTGCCACCACGGGCGCAAAAGTGCGCGGCGGTGCCAATGATGAACATCGATTGCCAAAACTAGATTCAAAACATGGCGACGGCGACACGTTTACTTTTGCTGGAACCGAAGTGCGGGTTATGGACGTCTCTGGTCACACTGTCGGCCACATCGCGTTTTATGTGCCCGAAACCAAATCAGCATTCACCGCCGACAGTTTGATGGCACTTGGCTGCGGCCGGGTCTTTGAAGGCACGTTCGACCAAATGTGGGATAGCCTGTCGAAACTTGCCGCCCTGCCGACCGACACCACCATCTGCTCTGGTCACGAATATACGGCCACCAACGCGCGATTTGCTTTGACAATCGAACCCGACAACGTGGCATTGCAGCAACGCGCAAAGGACATCGGCATCGCAAAGGCAAATGGTGTGGCAACCGTGCCGTCTTCGTTGAAGCTGGAACTTTCGACCAATCCTCTTCTGCGCGCGGGATTGTCTGAGGTAAAATCAGCCCTAAATATGACTAACGACAGCGACGCTTCAGTTTTTGCGGAAATACGCCGCCGCAAAGATTCGTTCTGAAATTGCCATAATTTCCGACATTTTGGGGGGCAAGCTGCCTCACAAGCGGAAAATGTGAGCCGTCGTGAACAAAAAGGTCTTGAAGGTTGGGCAAATCAACCGAACTCTAAGACTATGAGGTCACGGTCTGCACGGGGGCCAAACCCAGCGGACCTCAAAGGTAAGGAGCACGGAGCGTGCCATCATTCTCGAAGACGCTCGAAGACGCCATCCACGCGGCGCTGGCCATTGCCAACTCTCGTCGGCACGAGCTTGCGACGCTTGAACATCTGTTACTGGCGCTGGTCGACGAACCAGACGCTGCCAAAGTCATGCAGGCCTGTTCTGTTGATCTGGATGAGCTTCGCAAGACATTGAACGATTTTATCGACGACGATCTGTCGACTCTGGTGACCGAAATCGAAGGGTCCGAAGCGGTGCCAACCGCCGCCTTCCAGCGAGTCATTCAGCGCGCGGCGATCCATGTCCAGTCGTCGGGGCGCACCGAAGTGACCGGGGCCAACGTGCTGGTCGCCATCTTTGCCGAACGCGAATCAAACGCGGCCTACTTCCTGCAAGCCCAGGATATGACCCGCTACGATGCGGTCAACTTCATCGCCCATGGTGTTGCCAAGGATCCGTCCTTTGGCGAAGCGCGCCCGGTAAGCGGCGCGAACGAGTTTGAAGATGAAGCCCAGGGTGAGTCCAGTGGTGGCGAAGAGGAAGCCAAAGAAAGCGCCCTGTCGAAATACTGCGTCGATCTGAACGTCAAAGCCGAAAAAGGCGATGTCGATCCCCTGATCGGACGTGACCACGAGGTTGAACGCTGCGTGCAGGTGTTGTGTCGTCGCCGTAAGAACAACCCGCTGCTGGTCGGCGACCCCGGTGTCGGCAAAACCGCCATCGCCGAAGGCCTGGCCCGAAAAATCGTTGCCAAGGAAACCCCAGAGGTGCTTCAAGGCGCCACCATCTTCTCGCTTGATATGGGCGCGTTGCTGGCAGGCACCCGGTATCGCGGCGATTTCGAGGAACGTCTGAAAGCGGTTGTGACCGAGTTGGAAGAGCATCCTGATGCGATCCTGTTTATCGACGAAATTCACACTGTCATCGGTGCCGGTGCAACGTCGGGCGGGGCTATGGATGCCTCGAACCTGCTGAAGCCCGCGCTTCAGGGCGGCAAACTGCGCTGCATGGGCTCGACCACCTACAAGGAATTCCGCCAGCACTTTGAAAAAGACCGCGCGCTAAGCCGCCGGTTCCAGAAGATTGACGTGAATGAACCGACTGTCGAAGACAGCGTGAAAATCCTGTTGGGCATCAAGCCGTATTTCGAAGAACACCATTCGGTTTCCTACACCGATGATGCGGTGCGCACGGCGGTCGAACTTTCGGCGCGCTATATCAATGATCGCAAATTGCCTGACAAAGCCATCGACGTTATCGACGAGGCAGGCGCAGCACAGCATCTGGTGCCGGAAGAAAAGCGCAACAAAACCATCGACGTGACGCAGATTGAAAATGTCGTCGCCAAGATCGCGCGCATCCCGCCGAAGAACGTGTCCAAGGACGACGCGGCAGTGCTGAAGGACCTGGATGCTGGGTTGAAGCGCGTTGTCTTCGGTCAGGATAAAGCGATCGAGGCGCTGGCCTCGGCCATCAAACTCAGCCGCGCAGGTCTGCGCGAGCCGGAAAAGCCAATCGGCAACTACCTGTTCGCAGGCCCAACCGGTGTGGGCAAAACCGAAGTGGCCAAGCAATTGGCAGATTCGCTGGGCGTGGAACTTCTACGCTTCGATATGTCGGAATACATGGAGAAACACGCGGTTTCCCGTCTGATTGGCGCGCCTCCGGGCTATGTCGGTTTTGATCAGGGCGGTCTTCTGACCGATGGCGTCGATCAGCACCCGCATTGCGTGTTGCTGCTGGACGAGATCGAAAAGGCCCACCCGGATGTCTTCAACGTCCTGTTGCAGGTGATGGACCACGGCAAATTGACCGACCACAACGGTCGCCAGGTTGATTTCCGCAATGTGATCCTGATCATGACCTCGAACGCAGGTGCTGCCGATATGGCCAAGGCTGCTATCGGGTTCGGGCGCGACAAGCGCGAGGGCGAAGACACCGCCGCGATTGAGCGGATGTTCACACCGGAATTCCGCAATCGTCTGGATGCGGTGATCAGCTTCGCGGCGCTGCCGAAAGAGGTGATCCTGCAAGTCGTCGAAAAGTTCGTGCTGCAACTGGAAGCCCAGCTTCTGGACCGTGGCGTCCACATCGAACTGACGCGCCCGGCCGCCGAATGGCTTGCGAACAAGGGTTACGACGACAATATGGGCGCGCGCCCCCTGGGCCGCGTCATTCAGGAAGAGATCAAAAAGCCTCTGGCCGAGGAACTGTTGTTCGGCAAGCTGGCCAAAGGCGGTATCGTCAAAGTTGGCGTCAAAGACGGCAAGCTTGAACTTCGGATCGAGCATAAGACCCGCCGGATCTCGTCGAAGAAAAAGCCACCGCTTCTGACGGCTGACTAGTCTTAAGTTGCGCCACGCCTGGTGTGTGGCGCAATTTCAACGCACAAATGCGACCTGAGCAATTTGTCCACAACTGTTTTTTCGTTGTGGTAAATTGCGGCCACTCTCCTGTAAGTGGTTGCAATGAAGAAGAAATATAACCTGATCAAACGGTCGTCTGATTGGATAGTTATCAGTTTGGTGCGTGTCATCGTCGTGTTGACACATCCAATTATGGTTATCTGGCACCTGAAGCGCGATCCTAGTTTTCCGTTTATCAACCCGGCGGACCCGCGCACGTTGAATGAAAAGTTCTTCTGGCGGAAAATCTTCGACCACAATCCGGTTTTTCCGTTGGTATGCGACAAGCTGGCGCTGCGTGACTGGATAGATGAAAGCGGCGTCGATGTTGCACTCCCAGAAATATATTGGACTGGGAAGGATGCGTCCGACATCCCCTATGACGTTTTGGCGAATGGCACGGCTATCAAGGCAAATCACGGTTCAGGGACAAACCTTTTTGTAGAAGATGCACCCGAAGACCGAGACAAATTAAATCGACAGGCCAACGCATTTCTACATGTCGACAATGGTAAGCGAGCAGGCGAATGGAGCTACACAGAAGTTGAACGTGAGCTTTTTGCAGAGGAACTGCTTAGGGGCAGATTGCTTGAGTATCAGTTCTTTACCTTCGGTGCGCATATTCAAAGAGTGATCTTGATTATGGATCGATTTGAAGAGGGGATCTCGGGGGACGTTTGGACACCGGGGGCAGATGGAAATTTCGAGCGAAACGTTGATGGCGGGCTGGATTCAGTTCCTCATTCAAACTTACCGCTGCCGGCTCAGTTCGAAGAGGCAAGCAAAATTGCGCGCCAACTTGGTAAAGACTTCGACCACGTCCGTGTGGACTTGAATTGGGACGGGGTTCAACTTTGGCTGGGCGAGTTAACGCTTTACCATTTAGGTGGATACCTCCCGCGTATCGGCCACCTTCCCGACGACCCAATAAACGAAAGCTGGGATCTCGGCAAAAGCTGGTTCATGTCGACACCGCAATCAGGTTGGCGTGGTGTTTATCAAAGCGCCCTGAGACGACGGCTAAAGACACGCGAGCATCTGCCCTGCTAAAGGTCCTTTTTGCAGTGTTTTCGACTTTGACGCCGTACTTGGCATATTCTTGAACTGCAGCATATTCCATTTGCCAGCACGCACAAAGAACCATGGGGTTCACGCATGAAGTTGATTGACCACACAATTATATTTCTTGTGAACATTTTTGTGCTTGCAGGTCATCTCAGACTGGCTCGCCTTTATTACTCTCGCAATAAGGGCACAGTTCCCAATGTTGCATTTCCTAGATGTGCAAATGACAAATATTTCTGGCGAAAGGTATTTGACCGCAACCCAACCTTTACAAGAGTCTGTGATAAACTCGAGGTCCGTAAGTGGCTTGAAGAGAACAATATCGGAATCGCATCAGCAAACATTCGATGGAAGGGAAAAGCTGCCTCTGAACTTCCCAAAAGTCATTAGAGGGCGGTGCCGTTCTCAAGGCCAATCATGGATGCGGCCAGTTTATTATATTGCCACATCCGCCAACCGACCGGCAGGCTTTTAACCATAAAGCAGACGGGTTTCTAAAGGTTGATCACGGTCACAGGCAGCTGGAGTGGGGATATATGAATATCAACCGCAAATTGTTTGTCGAAGATCTGATTGAAGATGCTCACACCGAGTTCAAGTTTTACATGTTTGGTAGAAAAGTCGGCCGCCTTGTCATGATTTACAATCGATATACCGAAATGTCAGCGGACGCGTGGATCACAGAAGACGATGAGTATTTCCAGATCGTAGATATGCCGACCGCCGTAACTTCGACCCAAGCAAAGCGCCCGTTGCCGCCCGCCTTTGAGCAGGCCTTGATGCTCTCAAAAGAAATCGGAAAGCATTTCGACCATATGCGCGTTGATCTGTTATCTAATGGAAAGAAGCTCTGGTTCAGCGAATTAACTGTTTACAACATGAGTGTTCATTTGCCGAAACTGGGCCATGATCCCAACCACCGCTTCACAACGATCTGGGACATTCGCAAAAGTTGGTTTTTAACCGCACCCCAAACCGGGTGGCGCGGCATTTACGCGGGCGCCCTTTTGCGTCGCCTTAACGCTCAGTAAGCTTAAGTTCGATCCGGCGATTTTGGGCGCGCGCCTCAGACATATTCTCTGCGTTCACCGGTCTGAATTCGCCAAAGCCTGTGGCGGCCAAGCGCATTGGATCAAAGCCAAGCTCCTCGGTCATGTATTTAACTACCGACAATGCGCGCCCGGCGCTCAATTCCCAGTTATCGGCAAAGTCGCCTCCGGTACCGATGGGTTGATTGTCGGTGTGCCCATCGACGCGAATAATCCAATCTATCGACTCCGGGATCTGACCAGATACATCTGACAAGATTGCTGCGACACTCGCGATCTGTCCCTGCCCCTCGTCCGAAAGCGTTGCCGATCCGCTTTC contains these protein-coding regions:
- the atpD gene encoding F0F1 ATP synthase subunit beta → MANAKGKITQVIGAVVDVQFDDHLPEILNALETDNNGNRLILEVAQHLGENTVRTIAMDASEGLVRGGEVTDLGQPISVPVGNETLGRILNVVGDPVDEKGDVGATARRPIHGDAPAFEEQSTETEILTTGIKVIDLLAPYTKGGKIGLFGGAGVGKTVLIMELINNIAKVHSGVSVFAGVGERTREGNDLYHEMIESGVIVPDNLPESKIALVYGQMNEPPGARMRVALSGLTLAEQFRDDTGSDVLFFVDNIFRFTQAGSEVSALLGRIPSAVGYQPTLATDMGAMQERISSTKSGSITSVQAVYVPADDLTDPAPATSFAHLDATTVLDRAISEKGIYPAVDPLGSTSRLLDPLVIGDEHYKVATDVQQVLQRYKSLQDIIAILGMDELSEDDKLAVARARKIERFLSQPFDVAKVFTGSDGVQVPLEDTISSFKAVVAGEYDHLPEAAFYMVGGIDEVIAKAERLAAEAA
- a CDS encoding F0F1 ATP synthase subunit gamma, giving the protein MPNLKDLKNRIESVKSTRKITKAMQMVAAAKLRRAQESAEAARPYTEQFNAVMAGLTASAAGSGQGPTLLTGTGSDQTQLLVVMTSERGLCGGFNSNIVRLARARANELIAAGKTVKILTVGKKGREQLRRDFEAQMIGHVDMSEVKRLGYANAQDVAGQILARFDDGEFDVATIFYSRFQSVISQEPTAVQVIPAAFEQEEGADAAAFFEYEPGEEEILADLLPRGVATQIFAGLLENAASEQGARMSAMDNATRNAGDMIDKLTIQYNRSRQAVITNELIEIISGAEAL
- a CDS encoding F0F1 ATP synthase subunit alpha, translating into MAIQAAEISAILKDQIKNFGQEAEVAEVGRVLSVGDGIARVYGLDNVQAGEMVEFPGGIMGMALNLESDNVGIVIFGSDRDIKEGDTVKRTNSIVDVPAGEALLGRVVDGLGNPIDGKGEIKASERRVADVKAPGIIPRKSVHEPMATGLKSVDAMIPIGRGQRELIIGDRQTGKTAVALDTILNQKVYNEAAGDDESKKLYCIYVAVGQKRSTVAQLVKKLEESGAIEYTIVVAATASDPAPLQFLAPYAATSMAEYFRDNGRHALIIYDDLSKQAVSYRQMSLLLRRPPGREAYPGDVFYLHSRLLERSAKLNEDNGAGSLTALPIIETQGGDVSAFIPTNVISITDGQIFLETELFYQGIRPAVNTGLSVSRVGSSAQTDAMKSVAGPVKLSLAQYREMAAFAQFGSDLDAATQQLLARGARLTELMKQPQYSPLTNAEIVCVIYAGTKGYLDKLPVSDVGRFEAGMLNHLRSNHADLLKDMTDNDRKVKGELEDSIKAALDAFAADFS
- a CDS encoding F0F1 ATP synthase subunit delta, with translation MSESSSISTGIAARYATAVFELAKDGNELDALERDIETLDAALSDSADFTALINSPIYSRAAQGTAIAAIAGQMGLGATVANTLKLMASKRRLFVLPQLTAALAALISEEKGEVNAHVRSARSLSDAQKSKLAETLKATVGKDVKMNVTVDEDLIGGLIVNVGSQMIDTSIKSKLAALQNTMKEVG
- the gloB gene encoding hydroxyacylglutathione hydrolase gives rise to the protein MAMTFDLITIPCLSDNYAFLLRIDGQTALIDAPEAGPINAELERRGWGLDEIWITHHHNDHIDGVDELRATTGAKVRGGANDEHRLPKLDSKHGDGDTFTFAGTEVRVMDVSGHTVGHIAFYVPETKSAFTADSLMALGCGRVFEGTFDQMWDSLSKLAALPTDTTICSGHEYTATNARFALTIEPDNVALQQRAKDIGIAKANGVATVPSSLKLELSTNPLLRAGLSEVKSALNMTNDSDASVFAEIRRRKDSF
- the clpA gene encoding ATP-dependent Clp protease ATP-binding subunit ClpA translates to MPSFSKTLEDAIHAALAIANSRRHELATLEHLLLALVDEPDAAKVMQACSVDLDELRKTLNDFIDDDLSTLVTEIEGSEAVPTAAFQRVIQRAAIHVQSSGRTEVTGANVLVAIFAERESNAAYFLQAQDMTRYDAVNFIAHGVAKDPSFGEARPVSGANEFEDEAQGESSGGEEEAKESALSKYCVDLNVKAEKGDVDPLIGRDHEVERCVQVLCRRRKNNPLLVGDPGVGKTAIAEGLARKIVAKETPEVLQGATIFSLDMGALLAGTRYRGDFEERLKAVVTELEEHPDAILFIDEIHTVIGAGATSGGAMDASNLLKPALQGGKLRCMGSTTYKEFRQHFEKDRALSRRFQKIDVNEPTVEDSVKILLGIKPYFEEHHSVSYTDDAVRTAVELSARYINDRKLPDKAIDVIDEAGAAQHLVPEEKRNKTIDVTQIENVVAKIARIPPKNVSKDDAAVLKDLDAGLKRVVFGQDKAIEALASAIKLSRAGLREPEKPIGNYLFAGPTGVGKTEVAKQLADSLGVELLRFDMSEYMEKHAVSRLIGAPPGYVGFDQGGLLTDGVDQHPHCVLLLDEIEKAHPDVFNVLLQVMDHGKLTDHNGRQVDFRNVILIMTSNAGAADMAKAAIGFGRDKREGEDTAAIERMFTPEFRNRLDAVISFAALPKEVILQVVEKFVLQLEAQLLDRGVHIELTRPAAEWLANKGYDDNMGARPLGRVIQEEIKKPLAEELLFGKLAKGGIVKVGVKDGKLELRIEHKTRRISSKKKPPLLTAD